The Coccinella septempunctata chromosome 6, icCocSept1.1, whole genome shotgun sequence genome segment TGTAATTTTTATTACAACCATATTTTTCACTTTCAAGAGTTTCTTCAAGAATAAACATAACAGATCAAAAGAACAGGCCAAATTACCTACCTGCCTATACGAAATCCAATCCTCCTATTTAACTATTCACACTGACCGCCACACCGATTAAAGTGACCACTTACATAATAATCGTTTCAGTAACAACATAACAAAAAATGTAACTCGTGCGTACAACAAATACCCCATCCTGTTAGGGTAATAAAAGTTTTCCAATTGGCCGTCATGTGGCATGAGGAGTAATTGGAATAAACAAATTTACTGACCCTAATCCTGTACGACCATTGGACAGAAGGCACGCGCTACAGGGGCGGAACCACAAGCCATGACCCCCGAGGGGTGGCGAGGGCTACCCGCTCAATATAAGGGTCAACAGGTAGCCGAAAACCACATTTCTCGTTCGAAGTTCTTCGGTGTAACTTGTTCCGAGCTTCCAGTACGTCTTTTTTGGTGCGCGAATTCGATAAACGCAAGTTCACGATGGAATCCGCCGACGCTTATAGTTACCTCTATATGTTGGGACCCCAGCAGAACGTTACCGAGTGGTCCACATCTTCAACCTCGAGTTACGAAAGTTACCACGAAGAGGGTTACCAAAGCACTTCTCCAACCCCTTCAGAACGGAGCAAAAGCCGCGTTACCCCTTTGGTATTGAGGAAAAGAAGATTGGCAGCCAATGCTAGAGAAAGGAGGAGAATGCAGAATTTGAATCAGGCTTTCGATAGACTGAGGACTTTCCTACCTCAACTGGGTCAAGATAGGCAGTTGTCCAAGTACGAAACACTTCAAATGGCCCAAACATACATCTCTGCCCTGTACGACCTCTTGGATCAGAGACAATCATAATACAGGTGCTGTTCTCTCCTTACCATATCGTTGCCAGTTCTCGAAGCCAAAGTTTATTTGAATATAGAGAAAATCTTTACTGAAGTGTTATTATTCCTTGTAAATTGTAAGTACGTTCTGCATACATTTTTCGAACATCTTTCTATGATCGTCACAAGGAAATTGTAATTTAAACGATTTTTTCAATAACGATGTTATTCTAGCTTATTATTTAACTCAAGGTTTATCTCTTTATAAGTATCAAAATTTTGTACATAGTTGTGTGTAAATAATTGTTAATTAATTTTAAGTTTTAATATTAGCATTTTACCGCAGCAGTATTTTATGTGAGAAATTTAGCTGTGActaccaaattgaaaattgtgccAATTCGTCTCAAATGAGAGTAAACAACAatcaataataaatgatttaaatTAACTCATGTCTTTTCCTCAAATCCCGATTTCCCTTTCAGCCATATAGCTAAAAGTTGCTGCCTTTATCGGACGTTGAAGTTTCCACAAAGAAATTTACAGTTTGTTGAAAATAGCGATATCTTCTGATTTGGTGAATTATATTTGAAATCcaatgaaaacttttttgaaTTAGTTTTAATTCAACGAAAAATCAGATTTTCTGCCAAGATTTATCATAGTtcttgtgaagaaggatattgTAAAATTGGGAGAAGCCTTCCGGAGCTATGACTTCTGGTGATATATAAGGAATTTTCACGATCAATTCATGAGAAAATGGCAGGGAATTTTATGTCTGATATACTATGAACCAGTCATTTTAAAAGAACACTGGATTTAATATCATGGAATATGAAATCAGTGATTGATTCAATGTAGTTGAATTGTATTCCAACCCCAGTAAGGATTTTGTTCAATTCTGAGGAAACCGGATTTTTATTCATTCTATTGCTCTTTATATTCGTCGTAAGTGCCTACATCCTCCAAAAATATAAGAACTAGGTCTATTCAGTAAGGGAGCGTGGGATTGAGAAAATCTACAATTACAAGAATAGAGCGGATCTCTATTTATACGATGGGAAAAAACCATTATAATTTCTGCAATCAATATATTTTGTATCATATTATGCACTTGAAGTAAAGAATTAGTGTTTCCTTTTAGTTTTGAATTCGATTGTGAAGTTGGTGAAATATTCAAGTACCTCTACACATAATATGATGTTATTGTTGAATATATATGAAATTGTTTATTTTCAGGGAATGTTGGGTGCTAAAAAATTTTTATGAGTGAATGATATTCAGATACATAACACCTGACGATTTGAAAATCCGCAACTGTTACGACAACTTATTCTTGTATAGGAAATACCTATATAATTGGAAAAAAGAATTCTGAACAAAAATCTGTAGTAGCCCCAttatgttatttttaattaatccTGATGTGTGAACTGTTAGGTTGACAGCTCTAGACATGTTTGCCAATTTTTGCATAAAATCATTTGCTAGGGAAACAGCACCATTTAATGAAATCaccattttttctcaaaatgtaaCTTATTAATGGAAGAGGAAAAATTTAGTTTATGTTTTTCCAATAGCCACTTCACTTATACATaatgttctacaagctctatgacaaactttgacagaaggaagatgtgcttcttttgaccatttttttccTTTGAACATAGatccgattcgttttcgtttaggagtTACAAGTTTTCATGTTTTGATTAAGTAGGCCGACAGAAAATATCGGTTGATATGTCACTGAGAatggtatcaacaataaccataatGAACATTTATGGGACTGCAGAATCCATATGCCATTAGACAAAGACGATGTCAGCAACGTTTCAGTGTAAACGTTTGGGGTGAGATTTTCAACAATGATTTGATGCCAGTACATGTTATAAATGATCgtgtaaatgcagatttgtataaaatttttttatttaaatacttttattttgacTACATTGATAACTCAGAGCTCAACATTGTTGGAAATAcgtggtatcagcacgatggtgcaTTGGTGCACCACCACATAGACTGACATAAAGGGAGACAAGTAGTCAGTTGGCTGAATGAACATGTCCCGAATAAATGGATAGGTCAAGGAGGACCAATACAATGGCCATCTCGTTCACCTAATATAAAtcccttagatttttatttatggggtcatatgaagcagcttgtttaatatgttgaaatccaatTTCATTAACAATTACTTGATAGAATTCAAGATGCAGCAAACCAAATACGAAACGACCCAAATCTGACCCGCCGAGTAACTGCATCTTTAAGTCGTCGATGTAAAGCTTGCATTCAAAGGTGGACactttgaacaatttttatagttccaaaatttccatcaattattatgatttgaatataaaatttttatttttcaaatgtttgtatcttctaaacaaaaacaaatccgatatatgttcataggaaaaaaaatgttcagaataagcacagctaccatctgtcaaagtttatcatagagcttgtagaacaccctgtatacatatacatcattcacatttattttagcagtcggttggccatgaaataattttttcaagtttttgtaactagaatggagtaaggttggcactcatgaaatgtcgttaatataataacgccgttgccacaactaatatcaatttttatgacgaaaatgccgaaagtgattgaaaaaagagacaacaaggtttcaggaagtgctatttataattcaggtccgctcattcatatAGTTCtaacctgatattctaaaatccacaatacgtcagacggtagcgaacatattgaatgtaagagaatagagaatttatataatgtttcatctgaatctaagcgacttatatttcagctgaatatttccaccatcagaaagattgtgaatgaagaagaggacaaagaatttccttctatattgggagacccaaaaaagtggtgacatttaagaaattttatgttcaggtgaattaatgtgaaaagctactacatgattttcgattaatgtcatcgtagaataagttctcgaaaattgatttttccatttttcatttgacttgtcctgtacattgtaaatgtcttaagggaccaatgaatacctaattattatcattattattaataaggataaattcagatgcataccatccgccgatatcaacaagtgttacgatctgaattgaactagccaatttgccatcgtcaaggccccaaatggagtactcTCCATcgatattgatattgatattattatatcaatttattaagatgaacagccacaaatacgcgccagttgttctgttaattgtttattcatgtgaaattttttttcaaaggtgaagttcatcttgatttgaaacttcctttaattcctttcacttacatgatgcaagatgattttgttgaagaatttaaaattcttgtaattatctgttaattccttcgggagattaccattcccaaccactgcatcatatgcatttcatcttcgggttcataattttgaaatctacaactgatgtaacgtattcaaactttagccaaagaagataacgaacattaactctcctcaagctagtgcatattatgatattatactgatctcttgtattttccatgcaaataactggatttggtatgccgtaaatcagtttgtatgaacttcaattatgttcgtcacatattttcgacattgcgataaaatacgtaataacagaaacttctacgtagaacgggcaacacagcgttgatttaaaacccaaaaatgttttgacaagtgtcataaccccacattttcgtactatacagagtgaaatgtgtcaaatttctatggccaaccgactgctaaaataaaagtgaatggagtataccttgaaaattttctttctgAGTTAAATATTCCAagtggaaataaaaactgattaaaattattacTGTTAGTCAAGACACGAAAAAACTGAAttcaaacaaaacaattttattttagaattcatacaaaaaatactATTGATAGTCTTTGAaagcaaaagaaaaaaaatctgattttttcttcaataatggAAACCCCAATGGGTTACACCAACGAAACTATCTCCCCCATGTCCTCCGTGATGGGCACCGCCATGATGACCATAATGAGCTGGATGATGAGCATGTCCTATTCTTTTCACAACAGCATTGAATCCAGTATGAGGCCCAGCAGTATATTCCACCAATCTAGTAGTACCATCAGCTTCTTTTAAAGTATAGGCGCCTTTCACATTGTCTCCATCTCTATGTTCCCATTGAGATTTCACATCATGAGTATGGGGATCATGTACTCCGTATTCAAATTTGTAATGTGTTGGGGCCTGTAAGAGATAAAAAAGATCATGAAGCTTTTTTTGTGATTTTATTATAAGAGAATTACTATTATGAAACCTATTAGTTTTATAATATCTATAATATATTTACATTGAATGGAATCCTCAGACCAAAAGGAAAATTAATTGTTATAATGAATCTCTATAAAATTAGCTGAATTATATTGGTTTCAACAacagttgaaattttttgaaaaaaaaaaaagaatgagcGGAAAGTATACTTACGTGATGTTCATGATGAGGTAGCGCAGAAATTACTGCCACAAAAACTAAAAAAGCTATCTGCAAGAAAGAATTGCGAAAATAAGAATACATGTGGTACATTGAAATTCGTCAAACTTACTACAAAAGAGTTCATGATTGTTGTTGTTGAGATGCTAGAACAGGAACGAATGATTATGGACAATGCAGAAAGTTATTTTATATCTTCTATTATCCCTGTTGCtgatatatttcatatgaaaCAAATTGTGATAGAAACCATGGGTAAAAAACCAGAGTTTGACGAAATTATGAATGTCGTATTATTTGGCCCAGTTTTGATGGCAGTAAAGTCAATAAGTCCCGACCACTAGCTTCTATTAGTGATGCACGAGTGACTTGCTCAACAAACCATAAAAAGCGACCACAGCTATTTACAATACCTTCATGATGGTGCTGTGAATTCCAGCTTCGTGAATAGAACTCCTAAAATTTTTCGGAATGATTGTAAAACAAAGCAAATGAAGTTCACAAAAATTAACGCATGTATGTCTACAAGATTTTCATCATTCAAGAGCTCAATTTTTAGTATAAAATCTGTGATAGGCATGCAGTAGCTCATAAGCGGCGGATCCCCGTTATGTCTGTGTACTAATGAGTACTAATGAAACGTAATTTctgaagagaaaagaaaaaaatgtcATTGAAGAGATTAACGTTATGCTTTTCATTTTGAAGGAAATAGAATTCATAGGGCTATGGGTATTATGAATCCATTCAATGTccttcgagaaaaaaattataaattaagtTGCGAACCCATTTATCACATGCTGAAGGATGCCAAAGTTAAGTAGATGACTACGGAAGCGAGGAGTGATTAGTTTTACTCCaatcacttttataaaagcactcggttggcaatgaagtaattttcttaagtttttctAACtataacggagtaaggttggcactcatgaaatgtcgttaatgtcataactcATAACGATGAAACGTCTTCAACATATAGCCAAAGAGATAACCAACATAGACTCTTTCCAAGTAACTGCatgttattgaatttcaatttcaattatttatttatctcaATTTTAAATATTACAATAGCAGTGAAGAGCCGTACATTTATATCAAGAATCAAAATATTGTAATGAGTACACCTAGGTACAAGTACCTGTATGTGTACTGAGAGAATTATGTGaccataatttaattttgatcCTTAACAAAATTAAATATGTGTATTGAAAAACTGACCACTTGTCCTTTTCATGCAAAACTACATTTGGAATCCATTCAATgcttcaatcaatttgtatctaTTAACGTCAGTTATGTTCATtatatattttcgaattcatattttcacattattataaaatatgtatcactttaggtagaacggacaacataccTACTTTAAAAACTTTTGACAACCATCATAACCTCTCATTTTCGTACTTTACAGTGTGGAATGTGACAAATTTTCATGGCTAACCCAGTACTTTGATAAAAGTGAAAGGAGTATAatgtacaggttgggcaaaattggtgataccttaactacaactttttaacccaacgagataatGAACGGTACATTACGGTCgacttttttcgagaaacttataatgccaaCAACTGCATATACATTATAtgggccaaaattgaaatttgggcgatttcaactttagtcattatctccgtttatgtttgtgctaggatgttggaaAAAAACAATATGGAGACAATTTTTTAAAGCAATCCAGGGGCCTACTATGAtgacaggtttatttgctgagctataacataaagttgtgttttttcttatgaaaacagttgtttgaaatgacttagaaagaattgcaattttttctcctttcagaaatatatcacaCATCGCCTTCAGTCATTCacaactactgttttcataagaaaacacATATCTTTATgttgtagctcagcaaatatacctgttggaaacaATTATAGTACgacactggattgctataaaaaaagtatctctataatgttttcatttcaacatcctagcacaaactgAAACGGAAATAATGACCAAAATTTTAATATTGGCCTAtagctcgaaaacaaaagaaaagaggatttcagttgatggcattattagttgtTCGAAAAATAACGACAGTAATGTGCCGTGAATTTCCTctttctcgttgggttgaaaaagttgtagttcaggtatccccaattttgcccagcctgtatagTCTGTTTCACTTGAGCAGGGGGTCACTGGATTGTGTGACCTATTCATCTAGCAAAATTAGGAAGTGAACCATAAGAAAGATGGTGTTTTCCAAGGGCAATTTAAATGTGCTATATGGGAGAAACTATCGAATACAGAAATGGAAATAAGTTATTGAGAAAAAATcgtttaaaaaatttttttagatttgacTGGTTTCCTGAATTGAAATGTATTGATTATTTCTAACTTTTGATTGTTCATCCCAAAGTCCAGTTTCAGGTGTTCCTGATTTTTCTTgtaaaatatatcaaaaaatattttgcttatataaaataaatatatatataaaaaatataatgatGCTTTCATATTGAATTagcattttcatttaaaattatCCAGAGGAACTTCAAAACTCCAAAGTGACCTCAAGTATCTATTGAATCATGCACAACTTGGATATATTTTCCAAAGGTTGATTTTAAATCCTTAGAGTGATTTTAAACtaaattaattgaaataaataaaaaataaccattatatttttttgagtTTGGATTTAGAAGAGATTGTGCATTCTGataatatgcaaaaaaaatttgtcgTTAGAGAATGAATTAGGGTTAGACAATTCCGTTACGATTTTTACCACTCATATTCGATAGTTTTTTCGATTGCATGACTGGATAGCcctcttatttatttatttatcagtgATAGAACACATACAGGATAAATTCCATTAAAAGTATGCACAAATAAGGTAACACAGTGTTAACATGAATCATAATATATTACATTTGAAAGATATATGATTCATCACATATTTAATTTGGCTCAACGAATAAGTCCGAAATCCAGTGACTCTTTTACGTGAAACACTCTGTACATTATAAGAAGCAAACAGTGTGTACAATTCTTTGGTATATTAATTATTTTATAGAAAATGCTCGAACGGGTCAATTTTGATTATAAATGAACTTTGCACGTTCAATTGAAGAGTATGTCATGCACCCTATAGGATATGAAAGGTGCATGGTTGGGTTGTTTCAAAAGGCAATCTAAACTTTTTGTATCAGGAATGGAAAGACCTTTTGTTGTTGAGGATGATTGAggtttttcattgaatatttttttttattgcgaTGAAATGTTTAAATTtattgaatcttttttaaatgTATTTCAAGTCAACCAACGCTGGCTTTCCTTTTTGTCGTGGGTTACGGTAAGGTATGAAtgagattttttcgaaatatttttctcttaTTATGTAAAACTCTTATGAATACGAAAATTGCATTGTATAAATGAGGGATGAAATCATCTGATGAGAGTTTTTTCTCACGCAGAATTGGCCCATCCTGTAAACACGGGATATTGTGACACTGCGAAATATGGGAACTACCCCATGGTGATAACTGATAACGGGTATTCATTGATTCAATAAAATGGGAAAAGTGGTACGCTATTTCCTCATTCAGATTATGTCCACCAAAAATTAATacccaaaaattattcaaataaccATATTTTAAAAAGTGGTGCGAGAAGTAGAAAAACGAAGGCACGAAGAATTACGATTTTAGTGAAAGGAAGTATTGTGTGAAGTATTGCGATATTGCCAGGCGTGAAACGAAACAATTGATTACTTGGCCGAATTATGAATTGGTGAATTTATTGGTCAAGTTGAGTAATAGTGCGTAAAATTCCattcatattaattttttgcaTAGGAGTACTCAATTTTGTAATAAAATGTAGATATATAAATCCAAATGGAAGTTCTATTTTTATCATTCGACAATCGCTCATCATCAAAAATGTTCAAATCAATTGTGAGTACTAAGGTTCTG includes the following:
- the LOC123315968 gene encoding uncharacterized protein LOC123315968, producing the protein MMGNSMMAIMSRMMSMPYSFYNSVESRMWIGSIFYQPCSTISFFQGVCTFHMISISMFPLGFNVMGVRIMNAVTEFIMCRRWANSAISTTTIMNSFVIAFLVFVAVISALPHHEHHAPTHYKFEYGVHDPHTHDVKSQWEHRDGDNVKGAYTLKEADGTTRLVEYTAGPHTGFNAVVKRIGHAHHPAHYGHHGGAHHGGHGGDSFVGVTHWGFHY
- the LOC123315810 gene encoding protein atonal-like, with amino-acid sequence MESADAYSYLYMLGPQQNVTEWSTSSTSSYESYHEEGYQSTSPTPSERSKSRVTPLVLRKRRLAANARERRRMQNLNQAFDRLRTFLPQLGQDRQLSKYETLQMAQTYISALYDLLDQRQS